TTGAATGTGCTAGCTGACTATTTGGTGGGTGGAAAATTATGGCTTTGCTAGCAGTTGTAGCTATGCCCTCCTGTAAAGTTGGTTATATCCTCACTACTGATTTGTATCTAATCACAAATCACGATCTATAGATAATTTGAAGTTGTTCTTCAGTATGTATATCTTGATTTGTCAAAAAATAGAATGTTAAATTTCTGTAAAAAGACTGGGTTTCTTTTCTAGGTAGGCATCCATCATGTATGTCTTTTGGCTTCACCATTTATGTTAATGTGTTCATCTTTTTCGCTTTACTTTTCTTGGTAACTGATGGATTTGGCACATCTGCGTTCTTCTTAGGTTCCACTTTTCAACATAATGAACAAGTTTGACGGGGAGACCATAACAGAAGTCGTGCGTCCTCAAATAGCTAGGATGCGATATCGTGTAACTAAACTGCCACCTTACATTATTGTGCACATGCAGCGTTTCACGAAGAACAACTTCTTTGTTGAGAAGAATCCCACCCTTGGTATGTATCATGTTGTGTCCTATTATTTTGGTGCTCGTGATGGGACTAGTCTGTGTCATCACAAAGTTGGTTTTTCTAATTATCTTCTTTATCTTCCTTTTAGTGCAACTTACCTTGTGTTCAACTGAAACAGTATTTTGTCAAACTTATACTTACCTTGTGTCCAATGTGTAAATCAGGTGTATACTTGCGACACTGTGTGCCTTTCCAGTTTCCACTTCTCTTATTACGTTACTTTTTTGACTCATTTGCCTAATTTTAAACTTaaactttgttttgatttatgattatcacaaaagttgaagattgtgaataatgtgtgggttttaaccaaataggaaaagcttcttggattaataagcatttgttgttgtccaaagatcctgatttgtgaacaataaaccaaataggaaaagctacatattttctcagagtattacacttattacatgtttaatatgaatagttttaactttctaacactcattccaatctacttatgcaaatttaaggcttgtttggtcgttataggtcatattaggctaaaatgaggcttttttgctcccaaatatgaaataaagaaccttaggactcattttaaacatattaaatgttttatatgattagttttaactttacaagacttaatccaatctatttatgcacattcatgacttctttggccgttataggtcatatttaggctaaaatgacattttcgctcccaactttggtctaacgaacttaaaaactaatttcaaacttattacatgattcatatgattatttttaacttttcaagactcaatcctatctattatgcacatttgagacttgtttggtcgttataggtcatatttaagctaaaatgagacattttcgctcctaaccttgaactaaagaacctaaagactcattttaaaccctttacatgattaatatgcttagttttaactttctaagactcatttcaatctatttattcacatttaaggcttattgggtcgttataggtcatattaaggctaaaatgaagcattttcgctcccaactatgaaccaaagaacctaaggactcattttaaacttactaaatgttttatatgcttatttttaactttctaagactcattccaatccatttatgcacatttaaggctcattgtgtcgttataggtcatatttaggctaaaatgacattttcgctcccaactatgaaccaaataacctaaggactcattttaaacttactaaatgttttatatgcttatttttaactttctaggactcatttcaatccatttatgcacatttaaggctcattgtgtcgttataggtcatatttaggctaaaatgacattttcgctcccaactttgaacttaagaacctaatgactcgttttaaacttattatatgataaatatgcttagttttaagtttctaagacttattctaatctacttatacccatttaattcttgtttgatagttataggtcatatttaggctaaatgaggcattttcgctcctaactttaaaataaagaacctaagcactcattttaaacttaatacatgtttaatatgcataattttaactttataagactcgttccaatctatttatgcacctttaaggctcattaggtcgttgtaggtcatatttaggctaaaatgacattttcgctcccaactatgaactaaagaacctaaggactcattttaaacctactaaatgttttatattctagttttaactttctaggacttattccaatccatttatgcacatttaaggctcattgtgtcgttataggtcatatttaggctaaaatgacattttcgctcccaactttgaacttaagaacctaatgactcattttaaacttattatatgataaatatgcttagtttaagtttctaagacttattctaatctgtttatgcacatttaatgcttgtttgatagttataggtcatatttaggctaaaatgaggcattttcgctcctaactttaaaataaagaacctaagcacgcattttaaacttaatacatgtttaatatgcataattttaacgatctaagactcgttccaatctatttatgcacctataggctcattgggtcgttataggtcatatttaggctaaaatgacattttcgctcccaactttgaactaaagaaccgaaggactcattttagactattaggacattgtcattagtttcttgaatgttaaaatgtgatatttaatttgtatttaatctaatgtttaatttaaatttctgtttttgtaaaggtctacactccgaggattgcgccttatgcgaggaatttgatgtggttcgtgagcaatgggctaagttttttaccaacaagtatttattattggctttagcgcgcttgatcgagttggtttagttgttatagaataaattttatattaaaatgtatgtttatgttgaaattggaacatatatttaaatgtaatatgtgcactttggttttgggatatatagtatacaaaactccagttgttgtttttatatttgttatacaggttgcgttattctattattgttttgacaggtttctatatttggtgcaaggcactctaggtatccctaaacaaaattagaattttcccgccaaaagtgcttttttgcagcgtacatatatgttgtacgctgcaacaagggaaaaaaatttggcaaaaattcagacttgttgcagcgtacaaataaatgtacgctgcaaaaaattgagtaattcagacttgttgcagcgtacaaataaatgtacgctgcaaaaagttgagtcttttgcagcgtacatatatatgtacgctgcaacaagtccaaaattttgccaattttttggcacttgttgcagcgtacatctaaaagcccgctgcaacaagtccaaaattttgccaattttttggcacttgttgcagcgtacatctaaaagcccgctgcaacaaatcactttttgcagcgaacattgtacgctgcaacaagttcagacttgttgcaggccccccagttgcagcatacgatgtacgctgcaacaggggtctaaaagcccgctgcaataagggttttttctactagtgaaagtgcttacaaaaccacatcaccttaaaaaaaggtgagtaaagagtgcggaattgaaatagtaatagtaaaggtgcaatattgaaatgcgttattgaaaggtgcgatattgaaatgcattattgaaaggtgcgaaattgaaatgacgatattgaaattgcgatattgaaatgacgatattgaaattgcgatattaaAATTgcactattgtatttgagatccgaacgccaaacgactacttaataacaagtgcgtccgacacagattcaagtctaaaaatctcaactttaggacaagttgctcatccaaaagtgtcttagatttcgGGTAATAGaagttgaacttgaaatattgaatcttgtatattgaacttaggagtcttgaatctcaaaggttagaccttttaatgttaaaaaggtttcacctttgatatactccataacttgaaaatgattctagtttaaggaagtgattacaaacaaccttaaacatcatagaatcttgaaaatgaaacttgtacttgaacattgaaatgtggagtcttgaatctcaaagattaaaccttttaatgttgaaaaggcttcACCTTTAatttgctccataacttgaaaatgattctagtttaaggaagtgattacaaacaaccttaaagatcatggaatccataactttgtacttgaatcataggaagtgttgattttgtaaaaatatgtgattgttgtaagtgacacttttgagaacaaaagtgtcaactttactaatcattttggaagaaaaattgaatattgTACGGCATAATGGAAATGGTGtttttggacaatcatttggagagggtttcaagaatgaaacctccccaaagatgacacctttgtaTGATTTTCCTAGTCACCAAAAGGAATGAACCCTAGATGGTAACATCATAGGACTTTTGTATTAGAAAGGTAGAAGAATAGAAAGCATTGTAGATTTGAGTAGGGATtcagaattacctagttagggttaGGTTGGAATTCCTtatagagctcccaattgcttgaacACTTGAAATTGCATAGGAATTTGAGGATTGAaagttgatttttgtattttgatttcgaGATTGAATTTCGAAATTACAACGTCCTGATTCTGATTTAATTTGGCGCCCTAAAATGCTTGGAAATCAGGGTTTTAATAGAAAAATAGATGGCTAAACGCCAAATGCCAGCTGCGCCCAGCGCAGAGGCCTGCGTCCGGCGCCGCTGACGTGGCACAGGAAACGCCAACGCAAGGACGATGACGTCGTCATTGCATTTGTCTTTTGTgaatgtacctttgtacgaaatgTACGAACTTTGACAAGTAGCATTTGCTTAATGATTAAGGCTTcgattttgcgactaaaaactagccaTTTTTGGGTTTtcgaattcggttttacgggacggggctcATGatcggcttgctcggttttgtgggtcggcgcccgaatttggattgcttagtgtcactTTGATTGGAAAATGCCTTGTAaagccaatggagaggtccattggatgagattgtgtttggattttgaaattgatttttggaaattgaattttgtactgagTTGGGTAATGGGAATGGTCTTGGGAATTGGACTCTGGATCTTGGACTTTGGAATGTGCTTTAGCAATCAGGACTTCCGCATggagttgtaccaaccacctaacaaggataatagtatcatcatcatcccatatgggagacacgatttaggtgtctacactacccaaccccacttgcctttttattttatttcattcaattctttttcttaatacccttGTCCGACCAagtatatctcttaaataaatacagagggagctGAGTATGAGAAACATATAAGTTATATATAGTCGAACACATATAAACAGATTGATTAAACTGGtaaaaatttatttaaggggctagattgattaaaatatttCTTTGGGGTTTTCCTATTGGATAGGCTGTCTTTATATTCCATATTCTATAAGTGTGGGATATTTTAGTAATCCAAATAAcactaaaaataaatttactaaaataaccccaccttttcacttatataatagagataccaCATATTTCCTCCTAAGTCCACCATGATTTTCTCATGGTTAAAACTTAAAATCATAAACAGTTCAAATATGGTCCACTCTTAATATATGCAAGTCTTTTCACACTAGAACTATAATATATTTTTCCTCTTAATCAATTCTTACCTTTACATTAAATACCATCGGTTACATACGGATTATAATCTAGTCCAaaacgattaaaaaaaaaatcatgactCAAATAACACCTAAAGCACGTAATAGCAAGTCTTGAGACTTAAATCTCGTCGGAAGTCCACAAGTAGCGTAAGTGATCGGAGTAGTAATGTAGTATAGTACTAGTAATAGTACCAAAGTAGCACCGTTACAAGTGACGTGGGGCACGAAGGTTGCGCGCGAGACAAATCAGTTACAAATATTTTCTTGGCACTTACTtctctttattttctctctcctacatattttcaaaaaaacccCATTAACATTTAAAACCTTAGTTTCTCTCTTCCAGCAAGTAATACCTCCCCCCTCCTTCAGCACTAATTCTGGAATATTCGTCTCAATCTATTTTCGTTTTCCTTTTAAATTTTTCGTCattcaagaaaataataatagtaaaaaaaaaaaaaaaaatgaagcgCCATTGAATTCAGTTGGGGGGGTTTGAGTTAGAAACAGAACTTTTCGAACACCTGTAAGCTTCTCCCTCGTTTCACCATTCGTCTCTTTTCCACCGCCCCTTTAACTCAGatcattttctctttcctctatattatttatgattttaacCATGGTTAAATTCCCCAACTCACTCACCATTAGAGTAAACTAAAACAAAAGTAGTAAGTTTTTCTACTTGGAAATATCACACCCTGTTACGATCAACGGTCTTTTAACAAATGTCACACCAAACCTACACTCGGAATCGTGATTTATTATCGATGGTTTATGAATTAATAATGtcaatttataaatatatttggaTTTTTGTACATTGCTATTTATAGCAGTAAATCATATATgtgaaaattgaaaaaaaaaaaaaaagggaaataaAAAGAGCTCCACATTTTTCAGTGGAGTCAGTCAGATAGGAGTGCAGCCTCTTTCTATGTCTCTCtaaaactttctctctcttactcTCTCTAGAATCTAGTGACAAATAAACCCTAAGTGAGAGAGCGAGTGTGTGAAAGGCTCTGCTGCtatgatgatgacgatgatgatggaggagagagaaaatagtggTTTAAAAAACGAGGTGCTTGGGTTTGGTCCAAATGTTGGGGttggtgttggtggtggtggtggtttgttTAACTCGACGACACCGATGGGCGGGAAAGGAACAACGATTCCCAATAACGACAACGACAACCCGAACCGGACGAGGCAGATGGCGGGTTTAGGTGGTtactttggggagcataaaatTCAAAGGAAGAAAAGGATGGCTAGGCAAAGAAGATCCTCCGTTACTCTCTTGCCTTTTGCATCTTCTGCTTCTTCTGCTGCTGCCACACCCTCTCACGTGCCGCTTCCTGCACGTGTAAGTTTACTCTATTCTTAATTTCTTTCTCTATTTTGCaccattttatttcttttttctcattgtaatctcatgttttttttttctaattaaaaTGAATGATTGGGTGAGTGAGTTGACCCAGGAGAATTGGACCGAGTTAACTGTGTTTTTTCGCTACCTTCTTTTGGGATTGCCTACGGATCCCTGCAACCACCGTACACTAGccgttgaatacttgaatagtTGAATTGGAGTTTTTTAAAACAAATGTCACACCAAATTtagataattttttattttaatttcattccaTTCttgtgacttttttttttttttttttttaccatttttAGAACTTTAGATTTGGTTGTTGAATTTTGCTACTTTTTAATGTTTTAGGAACCaacaaattaatttttaatatccgaaataaatcttcaaattttattATAATGAGATCTGCTTTATTAGATGATTTTCCGATTTAATTCTTCCATGACCCCGCAATTTTTTTCCTCccttgttatttttattttgtgaaTATGGTAGATAATCATCTTTTCTCACTTGCTTTAGTAGCTAGAAAATCATAATACGTTTTAATCCAAACATAAATTAGATCGTTCAATCTAACAGGACTTTTTTCCAATCGTTATATCcatttattatataatttttatttaatagGGAGTACCAAAGAGctgtttttatatatatatattttttatataaaatctAGACAACATTAATGTAAGATAAAGAAAATtagcataattttttttttttttaaaatgttgttgttattgttattgtgtACAGATTAGGAGCCAGGTCACTAGTGATCAGGTCAGATTCAATACCACATTCCCACTTCTTAGATTCGGCGAGTTTGATACAATTAAACTAGTTTACCTCCGCAAACTGTCATAACTCAAATACAAGTACTCCGTAGTAAGTTGTGGCCTTTTTTTTGAAGGGAAAGGAAAAATTTAAGTTCAGATGACATAAATTTaggaaaatagaaataaaaataaaataaggggCAGCCAAATACAGTTACAATTAAAAATCAACTAAAGCTGGTTTAGTTAAGTTcacattaataaaaataaagtgaATTGAAGGTATTCTAAAATTGATTATATTTTTAACATGGTATTTATCAGTTTATCTCATTTTTCCAAAAGTTAATTAAATAGTTTTGACCAAAATGACGTCAATATAAAGCTAGCTGgctaaattataaaaataaaaaattgagtaaCATGTTCACCCCCCATGTAAAGGTAGCACGAGTCCAAGTATAGGTGGCCCCAAACGGTGAAACCTGTTTGGTAGTGCTTAATTGGCAATGCTTATGCTTCTGCATTCAACACTGCTCCAACTGTCTTCTCCCTTCTTTGCTTACTTGGTTTAACATAAGATTACATTCTATACTTTTAGTTAGTAAACAGAgcattattatttaaatataataatagGTGAACATATATAAGTACATAATGATATAATCAAATCAACTACATAAGTATATAGATTTGTACGGAGTATTTTATAACTTGTAAAGAAAGGAGTACATAGTTATATATATAGATAACGCGTACGGCTGCACGTGTTTAGCAATGTGCATGATTGCTATTGTCGTATGTGTTTAGTGATATGCATGGTAGTCTATTGTTGTACGCGTTTAGATATAATGTGCATGATAGTCCGTCATACATGTTAAGTAAGACAATCTTGTTTACGCACACTAGCTAGCTTATTAAGAATTTCTGATACGTTCTTAGTTCCATTCAAAAGAGTATAATGTTTTCCTTGTGAAATCTTCTCCCATTAGATATTTTCATTTATCAAATGTTTTTGAAGCAGCTGTTGTTTAAGGATGGTAAACTTTCTTTTCTAGTTCAACCTTTTCATTTCCTACTCAAATTGAGTGTGAAACACTAGCTCGGATCGGTTTCTCATTTGTAGAGTTTTCTTggtcattttattttattttatttttgtacagAAACTATTTAGTTAGCTATGAATAGAATCTAGCAATAAAACGATACTAATTTTATAAAAAgtaatataaaaataattatattgatCATGGACTATAAACCCTAGCTAGTTTTTTGTGTCCTCGTCCTGCATGTGCCGTGTTACGAGTATGTTGCTGATGAATATGATGAATTAAAAACAACCAAATATGGGTAGTAGAAAAATATACTTGACTTTAGATAGGGACCACGTGTGAATCTCGAATCTTGAACTCTTATTAGTCGGTTTTGATGGTTGATTTGAGAGAACTCCAAGTTTGAGTTCCCATAAGTTCGATATAACTGTCTCGACACGCTAAACGACATACGTATAACCACAAACTAGAGGGAGGGAAAAGAATACGAATGTAAGGAATTTGATTGCGTATACCTTGTTGGCGTCATATGGCTTAATAACTAGTGCATAACCAATTAATTTGATAGTTGAGTCAAGAACATGCCATTATTTGGACCTCCCAACTACGGCATGATTGTATCTACATGCTAAAAGACACATTAATTACAAAATAAAAGAAGGCAGGAAACATCACGACgagaaatacaaattaaatgtaATAACGACATACGTAATACTTCGTTAGCGTTACATATATGACATGAAATCTAATTATTCCATACTAACATACTCCTTCCATGTGTCGTAGCTTTTAAGTTTTCACTAAAAGCTCGTTTTATTTAactcaaacaaaaaaaaccctCTAAATCTGGCTCTTACCTTAAGAGATCGTTGACCTAAAGAAGGAATTTCTTTTTGGTTTCTTCATGATATATACTTCATATATTTTTAAGCGTAACAATTAGTTTCCGGAttaattttacttatttttatttaactagGGAATGAAATTCTAAAAATGATGATCTCGAGGGAAGTgcattaattaaaacaagcaaaAAATGGTTAATGTTATTGTTATGTCTAGATCTTAAACCTATAGAATTTATCAAAATATCCATATTGCAATTAAAAGATATGATCCTACTGTTTTTGAGATCTAGTTGTGTCTTTTACTACCAAGGGTTAGTGATAAATCTAAACTTCACACCAACCATGTCTTTTATCCTTTCCACGACTAAATTATGGTTGTGAAGTAACAACATTAACTATAAAAATATAAGGAAAATTGGCTTTAAATAATATCAACTATCGTCTATGGGTGCTAAATAATACGAGTAGTATTTGTTGTATATAATACTTTCATTCATTGTGTGCTAAATGATATGCCCGGAGTatgaatataaaataatattccgACTAgggaattttttattattaaaagttttaattgaatgaccaaaattgttaattaactaacaaaaaataaaagctAACTGGAAATTTAGTTCACTAACAAAGATTAATTAATCTTACCAAAATGGTTActtaaattatatatatatataggggtgTTCATAACCAGGTAACCCGGCTTTTTGGGTACTCAAAAAAGCGGGTAGATGATATCGCCGGTAGTTCAAAAGTCGGCCGATGACCCAGCTTGCTTAAACCGGGTACCCGAATAACGGGAACCTGTTTATCCCGGGTCAGGTCACGAACTCACGGGTATTCGAATGTTTTTTTCTAAGAATAACTCCCTACTACCTAAAAAGTTATTTTCCATTGTAATTCATCAACCTACTCAAATTACTAAACTTTTTCGAAGAAAAATATCAAAGAAATATGGATTCCACTCCACCAAGACACAAACCACACCAATCCACGCTCATAGGGGTGGACACGAACAAAACTGTTCGTAAACAGTTTGGAATCGGTTCGATAAAAGTTCGGCTCGAGTTCGATTTGTTTGTAAATGAACCAAGCTTGAGCTTAAAATTATGGTTCGATaattaaacaaaccaaactcaaactcaatggTGTTCGGCTCGAAAGCTCGCAAGCTCGATAATTTAAGAATAATAATGCATATTTATGAGATTTTTACATATCGTTTAATACCATTGTCCAAAATATCAATTAAATTACAAATAAGGGATAAATATTTTACATAACACTTCCAAGAAAAATACTATTATAATGTTAGATTacgaaaattattagtaataTTATTGTACATGTTGGTAGAATATCGTTTATCAGTTTATCGAATCAAGGCTCGAACAAGCTCGAAACTCGACTCGAACTCAAAGAATTCTTATCAAGTCTTGCTCGATAAGGATTTTTAAGCTCGAGGTAAGTTCAAGCTCGAGGTAAGTTCAAGCTCGGGAAAAAATAACCAAGCCAAGCCGAGCCTATTAGAGTTCGGCTTGGTTCGGCTCGTGTCCACTCATGGCatgattaattatgaaaaaaataatgATTTGGTAGGCATCGTTGCATTGCGAGAGGAAGGGAGGAAATTGTAAGCTCCATTGGGTTGCTGGAGAGAGAGAGATATGGAAGCAGGAAAGACTGAAACCATGGCTGGAAGTGAGAAAAATTCTTGAAAAGTGAAAGATGTGGGTATTCGGGTACCCGATTTATGTAAACCTCAACCCATTACTCGACTCGGATTATAGACTTTTTAACGGGTTGGGTACCCGACCCACTAAATAAAAAAACTCAGCTTTATTACGCAGTTATTTGGATGTCGGTCAACGGGTCAGGATATGTGGGTCAGGTATTTTAAAACACATACCCCTAGTTACATGTATAATTGGAACAGCAGCTCCCATAAACCAAACAACACTACAAAAAGAGACCAGGGTCAAACCGAGTCAACTTCGACTAACTAAATTTGTTACTgactaaaaaatatatttaaatacaaTCAAAGGTAATTAAACGACAAATTAAACTTATAGCTACTCAAATTGTTGATCAACTAACCCACAATAATTTTGCTAaatttaataaacaattaaattagtTACATAAAAagtttactttattttattgattttataatATTCAAACAATATTTCAGTTAGATTATTATTCCCCTGTTTTCCTACTCTAGTCTCCGTCATATCATTTAGCACACAATTATTGAAAGTTGGTATTATTTACAGCAAATACCTAAGttggtattattattattattatttagcaCCCATCAGAGATA
This Spinacia oleracea cultivar Varoflay chromosome 6, BTI_SOV_V1, whole genome shotgun sequence DNA region includes the following protein-coding sequences:
- the LOC130464346 gene encoding uncharacterized protein isoform X2, with product MGTREVYEEKLRTGNVYHHDPTINPGLGTPRCPRCLFLLDSDSKNGEWTITSVLHDATAVVPLFNIMNKFDGETITEVVRPQIARMRYRVTKLPPYIIVHMQRFTKNNFFVEKNPTLGLHSEDCALCEEFDVVREQWAKFFTNKYLLLALARLIELV
- the LOC130464346 gene encoding uncharacterized protein isoform X1; the encoded protein is MCITMIPPLILASAPLAAPVVSFSSTPILKMVNGQLLLSCTMLQLWYALSLSLCLYPDKPSNSAAFEIEEVPLFNIMNKFDGETITEVVRPQIARMRYRVTKLPPYIIVHMQRFTKNNFFVEKNPTLGLHSEDCALCEEFDVVREQWAKFFTNKYLLLALARLIELV